In the genome of Eggerthella sp. YY7918, one region contains:
- a CDS encoding DUF3232 domain-containing protein produces MNSTVDETALRAVASDPQYGPNSVKYIRNLFEYAACAMAMPFELAALDANKDTLGGEAYREARQELDRNRTSKHESAISSLATLNRMAEKLNLAPVYTGNPLDDHRGDVAHVIFTLCKHLLDEDDYGAGWTSR; encoded by the coding sequence ATGAACAGCACTGTCGACGAAACCGCGTTGCGAGCCGTGGCCAGCGACCCCCAATACGGGCCAAACTCCGTCAAGTACATTCGCAACCTGTTTGAATACGCCGCCTGCGCCATGGCAATGCCGTTTGAACTAGCCGCCCTCGATGCAAACAAAGACACCCTTGGTGGCGAGGCGTACCGCGAAGCGCGGCAAGAACTCGACCGAAACCGCACCTCCAAGCATGAAAGTGCCATCTCTTCGCTCGCGACACTCAACCGAATGGCAGAGAAACTAAACTTGGCACCCGTGTACACCGGAAACCCACTCGACGACCATCGCGGGGATGTCGCACATGTCATTTTCACCCTGTGCAAGCACCTCCTTGATGAAGATGACTACGGCGCAGGCTGGACATCGCGCTGA